The Psychrobacter arenosus region AAGCTTGTAAGCCGGTAACTTCGAAAGTTAATTTGTTGATAAGTATAGTAGGATAGACGGAGGTGTCTTGTGTAGCTTGGCAAGCTTGTCATAAGCAAACAAAAAAAAGCCAGACAGCTAATTGAATTGCTATCTGGCCATTTAATACTAACTATGCTGCTTATTTACTAAACTCATGACGCCAAATAGCATATTCACAGACGTCGCAAGACCAACTGCCGTGAGCACGTCGATAAGGGATATCTGCAGGTACCTCAATCGCGCAGTATGTACCACAATGCTGGCAGCAAACGTCATCGAGACAAACATAACAGTGGGTTAACTTATCGAACAGTGCTTGAGTGCTCACTCCGTACTGCTGGCATAGGGTCTTCACATACTGAATATAGTCAGTAGTATTATCAAATGCCCAGTAGGCCTGGCAAAGACTTTTATCCATAGCTGTCAACGTAGGGTCAAATACAAGTCGTAAGCTCATCATAGCCTCCTTAGTAAGACTCATAGCCAGTATTAGGTAATAGACCGTAGAGCTCAGATTCGAGCTGACTACACATATCGCTGATTAGATAACTGTCTTGAGCATCCAATCGCTTCTGAACCCAGACGCGCATAGCTGCATGATTATCTAAAAAGGTCTCTACATTTAAAAAGTGAGCAAGCCCATAACCTGCCTGTACATACAACGCACAAAGTAGAGTATTAGCAATGGTATTGGCGTCTTCGCTGAAGTAACCGTTAGGTCTAAACTCTTCAAATAGCTTATCGTAATCAATGATTTTCATGGCAATCATCCTTGTCTCGTTGTATATCCTTAAATTCCACGGTTAAGTCGGGCTCAGCGCTACCATCTTTGTGACAAAATGGGCTGAATCGACTATCATTTTTTTGATGGGTATAACCATTAGTGGGTACTATGTGGTCCAGTTGCTTTGCAGAGGCGTCTGATAGTTTTTCTTTACTCGCTAACAGCAGATTCTCCATCGCAGAGCCATCCTGTCGGGTGATATCAGGTACATAACGGCTATATACTCGAAATAGCATTTCAGTACTACTGTGACCCATCTGACGAGCAATCCACTCAGGATTCTCACCAGCAGCGAGCCATAAGGTCGCTGCCGTATGTCTAGTTTGATAAGCACGTCTGTGTTTAAGACCGAGAAGTGCCAGTATAGGTGCCCAAACTCGTCTATTCACATTGCGGTATTCCATAGGATTGCCTTGCGAGTTGCAAAAAACGAACTCTGACTTACCAAAGGTGCGCTGGCTTTGTTCTAGTAAGCCGTCATAGACTAGCTGTGACATAGAAATATCACGCTGTGACCCTAATGTCTTCGTTGGCCCTATCTCACCATTAACTAAAGCCTGTTTCACACTTATTTCACGCCGATCAAAGTTCACACAATCCCATGTTAGGCCATCAATTTCGCTCGTCCGCATTCCAGTGAAAAAGCGAGTGGTGTAGTAAGGACGGTAATCTTCTCGTACATGGTTTAAAATTAGCCATACCTCACTTAAGGTAAAAGGATTCACATCCGGACGAGCTTGTTTGAGATTCTTAATGTTCTTATAAGGCATCTCAAACTCATAGCGATCTGAAGCTTCTTCTAGTATCATACGCAGAGGTATCATGATCTGGTTGATCCGTGCTACCGACAGACTTGATTGACCATCTTTACCGTAACGAACTTTGGCGAGGGAGCTACGGAAGGTCATCAAGTCTGGCTTTTTTATTAAATGCACTGCTTTATTACCGAAATAAGGCAGCAAGTACTTATCTAAAATAATCCGCACTTTCTGCCGATAACTCGGTCGCCATTCAATCTTCTTCTCCTCATACCAGATATCCACGAATTGCCAAAAGGTAGGGTTGCGACTAATATAAGCTTTCGCTCTATCGGCTAATTGCCCTATCTCTTGAGCTCGTTCGCTCTTGGGGAAGTAGGCTACATAGTCAAAAAGACCTAGCGTAATTTCTGCTTCCATTTTTTCGATAATCTTAGCTAACTTTTTGCGATTAGCTGTGTTGTCTTCTAAATTTGTCGTTTCTCTACAACGCATGCCCATGTAACGAAAATCGACAAATAATTTACCTCTTCTAGCTCTCATAGTAGCCATTGCTTTTGCTCCTAATATGACGAAGTTTTATTGTAGTGCCATGCCATTAATTGCACTCAGGACAGGCTTACACATATCTTCTTCAATACGCTCCCATACATACAAGATTTTGCGTCCGCCAAAGGGGCGGATGTAATGAATATTTTCAATCAGGACAGAGTCTTTAAGTTGATTGCGAATAGTGCGTGGGTCGTACTTGATACGATCAGCCAGCTCATCAGTCGTTAAATATGTATTAGTCATATCTTTACCCTTTTTCAGTTATTAATTACTTGAATCACGTGATAAAATATTGCTTATCTATCATCACGTGAAAGTGCAGTATCGAATAGATTTTTACCCGTTTAAAGGTAATTATTACCCGATAGGTGTAATATATTATTAATTTACTCGAAAGTAAAGCATTTTTACCCGAAAAGAGGTAATTTATTATGGTGGTTTGTAAACTCCCAGTGATTTTGGCAGAGCGAAAGTTGCGTGTGGCAGATGTGGTGAGAGCGACAGGAATGAGTAAGTCGACGCTTCATAAGCTATATAATGAAGAATCATCAAGGATTGATTTCAATACAATTGATCAGCTATGCGAATTTCTAGATGTACAAGTAGGGGATTTATTTGTATATGTTCCGAATGAGAAGCAGGCCTAATAGGATTAAGTAATACAATTTTGGTGAGTAGTAATACTAATTTATTATTATGTTTTCTGGCTTCACATAGTTAATGACATATCATTAAAGAGTTGTCAGACTAAGATAAAAAATGACACGTAACTAAAGTTCGTGTCATTTTTCTTTTAAGTCTTACTTTGAGGTTGGTGTCAGTTGTACAGTCGGGGTATTTAGGCGTAGGCACATTTTGGGCACCAAATGGGCACCGCAGCAAAACCAGGAGTTATCACTGATTAGATTTACTAAAGTGGTTTAGCTTTATGGAATAGGTAAAATCTAAGAAAAGACTTATTTTAAAGACAAAAAAAAGCCTCACTGTGAAGTGAGGCTTTCTTAATATTTGGAGCGGGATAAGAGATTCGAACTCTCGACCCCAACCTTGGCAAGGTTATGCTCTACCACTGAGCTAATCCCGCTAATTACAACGATTGCTGTATCGCTGTGGGGTCGTATTATACGTGATTTCATTTAACTGTCAACACCCTTTTTAAAATAAAGGCAAAAATTTGCATAATATTTACCTTATCAATTTATGGAATACATGTTATAACTATTTGTTTGATTATTCACTAGGCGCAGACCTCATTTAAGCCATGAAATAGCTTAGTGAATATCGATAAAAAGCTTTTAACCATAACAACATAAGAGAGAAGGACTTTCATAATGACCGTTGCAACGATGACCACGGATCAAAACTATACGATTGCTGATTACTTATTTGACCGAGTAGCAGAAGCTGGGGCAACCGAAATATTTGGTGTGCCCGGTGACTTTAATCTATCGTTTTTGGATAATATTATTGCCTCAGATAAGCTGCGTTGGGTAGGTAATGCCAATGAGCTCAATGCCGGTTATGCCGCAGATGGCTATGCGCGTGAGCGGGGTTTTGGGGCGTTGGTGACGACGTTTGGGGTAGGCGAGCTATCGGCGATTAATGCCACAGCGGGTTCGTTTGCCGAGTATGTGCCTGTCTTGCACATTGTTGGCGCGCCATCAACTGCGTTACAAGACGCCAAGCGTCGTATCCACCATACTTTGGGCGATGGTGGTTTTGATCACTTTATGCGTATGGTAGAGCCGGTTACGGTTGCGTGTGGCCGTATCACCCCAGAAAATGCCGCCTCAGAGATTGACCGCGTGATTCGTATGATTCAAAAGACCCATCGTCCGGGTTATCTCATGTTATCCCCGGATGTGGCGAAGTTACCTATTTATCCGCCGACTACCAAACTGGCTGATAGCGAAGAGAATATCACTAGCCAAGTAGCACTAGCCGACTTTAAGCAAGCGCTAACTGACTTTATTCCGGGTAAGACCACCACATTATTAGCCGATTTAATTGTGCACCGTTTTGGCCTACAACCGCAGTTAAGAGCGCTGATAGCCGATACCCAGATTCCTTATTCGACGTTATCCTGGGGCAAGAGCTTGCTCGATGAGTGCAGTGAGCGTTGGGCTGGGGTCTATGCCGGAGTAGCTTCGCGCCCGGTGGTCAAAGATGCGGTTGAGAACTGCGAGTGTTTGATTAAAGTCGGCGTGAACTATACCGATACCACGACGGCAGGCTTTAGCCAAAATATTGATGATACTTGTGTGATTGATATTCGTTATGAGCGCGCTACAGTCGGCGATAAGTCTTTTGCCCCAATAGGGTTAAAGGATGCGCTCCAGGCCTTGCACGAAGTCTTAACCTCGGGTATTGAGGTCACGCCTATGCCGCTGAATAATCCTGATGACGTCCATGAGCAAGAGGGGGCAGATGACGGCCCTATTCTGCAAGCCGACCTTTGGCATATCATCGCTGAAGAGTTGGATGAGCGTAACTTGGTCTTTGCCGAGCAGGGTACATCCTATTTTGGCATTAGCGATGTGCGTCTGCCCGCTGGCGTGACGATTTATGGTCAGCCTATGTGGGGCTCTATTGGTTACACTTTACCGGCCAGTCTGGGGGCAGGGATTGCCTCGCCGAATAAACGCACCGTGTTGCTGATTGGTGATGGTTCCGCACTCCTTACCATTCAAGACCTGAGCGTGATGATTCGGGAAAAACTCAATCCAGTGTTGATCGTGATTAATAATGATGGCTATACGGTTGAACGCGCCATCCACGGAGAGTTACAGCCTTACAATGATATTCCCCAATGTAATTGGCAGATGATGCCTTACGCCTTTGGCGGTACTGAGGACAATTGCCTAACGCTCAAAGTTAGCACTCCAGGTGAGCTAAAAGTGGCACTAGAGCATATCCATGGTACTCGTGATAAGTTGGTGCTCTTAGAAATAATGACGGATAAGCAAGACATTCCGCCCTTGTTAAAGCATATTACGGCTGCGCTTAAGCCTAAAGCGAATTAATCTATTGCTCTGTAGTACGGCATAGATAGTCAACCCTGCTGTTGCTGTTTATATGAATAGCGCTCATACAAATAGCGCTTATGCAAATAGCTCCCATGTGGATAGTGCTTAGGGAGTAAGCCTTAAGTACTATACCGCTGGCCTGCTACTCACTAGAGGGGTTATTTGACTTCGTGCCGGCAAAGCGTAGTATGGTGGATAGCGATAAGATACTAGCAAACAGAGTTGATATAATCTGACATAACAAGGAGTTACCATGAGTCATTTAGTCATTCCTAGCCACTGGCGAGTCAAACGGTCCACGCCTTTTTTTACCAAGGATAATGTGCCGCCAGCACTATTGACCCATCATAATACGGCAGAAGGGGTCTTTGGCCAGATTTGTGTGATGCAGGGTACGGTTACTTTTTATGGCTTCCCAGATGAAGCGGCTACTGAGCCTGAGCAGACCGTAGTGATTCAAGCGGGCAGCTTTGCGACCAGTCCACCACAATATTGGCACCGAGTAGAGTTAAGTGATGATGCCCAGTTTAATATCAATTTCTGGACAGAAGGTGAGGTTGAGAGTAAAGCGATGTTTAGCAGCTCAAAAATTCATAGCAAGCCTATCGAGAAATTGTTTGATGGTCCTACTGAGTAATTCAAAGCTATTGGATTAACAAACCACTAAACTAAAAAAGCCCCATTCAGAAATTGAGTGGGGCTTTTTTATGATAGCTAGTATAAAGAACAGAGCTTTATAGTGGTTAATACACGCCAATAATACGGCCTAAAAATGGAATTTTACTAAGGCACTTGGCGTGCTTTGATTTAACCCGTCGATGCCATACTTATTTTTCCAATAGCTGTATTCCATACCGACTTCTAAGCGGTTATCGATGCCTAATACTTGTTGCAAATTGTATTTAATTTGCGGGTTGATATGTATATTGTCTTCGACATCATCGTTATTAAAAGCGTAATCGATATAGCCGTCAATCACGATATTATTACGCTCCCACCCGTAGGTTAGGGTGATTTGTTGGTCATCAGCCGTGTTGTCATTAAAGGCATGGTAGAGCGTGGCAGAGGCATATTTCATCCCTGGGATAGGGACGTTTAAGTCTGCACCAATACCCACTAGGTAATTGTCTTGGCTAAAGCCACTGCTGTTGGAGCCAAACTCGTAAGTCCCGGCTAGGTTGACCTGCTTAATAAAGCCACTGTTATCGAATTGCGCCAGTTTGAATTTAGGGGACAGCTCGCCGTACGTTTCTTTAAATTGTTTGCCGGTAGCGTCGTCTTCGCCTTGATGGCGATCCACGAAGAAAAATACTCCGCCCCAATCATGGCTAGAGGCATGCTCTAAAGTAATCGTTTTTAGAGTGCCATCCGGTACCAATTCATAGTCGGTGCCATAAAGGCCAGAGATGCTGGTGTCAGTAAACAAGGTTTTCGCTTGGACACTAGTGAGCGCGCCTAACGTGCATATGGCGACAGTGAGTTGAGTGAGGGCTTTAACTTTATTAGAAGGGATAGCTTGAGTAGCATTATAAGGTGCAGATACGACAGTAGAGAGGTCTAAACTCACAGTGGGGCTCCATAATAGGTAATTAGTCCTTCAAAACTTATAAGCAGTTACTAGACAATAAGCAAAGTCAGATTTTCTTATCGCTAGTATTGCTATAAGCCTATATTTGAGAGCCCTATTAATAGAATTATTAACAAGGCGTTAACCAGTTAACCATATTTTATCCCTAGCAACAACCAATTTAAAAAAATAAATAAAGAGTAATTACGTAATTTTATATTAACAAAGTAAGTTAAAGTTATGATTTGTATTGTTTAACTTGCTATATCATGTTTATAAATTAACTGCCTATTAATTTTAATAATTATAGGAATAAACTACACTTTATATAATTTTAGACCATAAAAAACCCCAATAAACATAAAGTTCATTGGGGTTGAATATGGTGGGCCCAGACAGACTTGAACTGTCGACCTGCCGATTATGAGTCGGACGCTCTAACCAACTGAGCTATGGGCCCTAACAATAGACGCATAATGATACCTGAATCTATAAATTATTCAAGTAAAAGTTATGGGGTCAGGTTACCGGCTAGCGTTAGGCTACGACCGCCATCGATAGCGATGATTTGTCCTGTGATATAAGCCGCTTGTGCCAAATACAACACACAGTCAGCGATATCGGCAGGGGTGCCAATACGTTGTAAGGGTATGGCATCAATAAGAGCCTGCTGCACCTGTGGGTCGATAGCTTGGTCACTGCTAGGGTCGGGTAATATGTTCACGCCTGGCGCAATACCATTAACCCGAATAGCGGGGGCAAGCTCTAACGCTAAAGACTGTACCATCGAGCGGTGCGCGGCTTTGGCCATGTTATAGACGATATAGTTGGGGAAGGGCTTATCATGCGCATGAATATCTAATAGGCTAATGACACACCCTTGCTGTGCGGCTAAATGGGGGGCAAGGGCTTGGGTGAGCAATAGCGGGGCTTTGGCATTAGTAAGGAATAACTCCTGCCATTGTAATGAGGTAATGGCACCCATAGCGGTAGGATAAAAGCGTGAGGCATTATGCACCAACACATCCAACTGTCCAAACTGAGCAATAATTTGCTGGGTAAATTGGTTTAACGACTCTGAAGTATTTACTACAGTCAAATCGGCTTGTAATAGGGCAGCACTTTGCGGACGTATAGCGTTTAATTCATTAGCAAGCGCGGTAGCAGCCTGCTCGCTACGATGGTAATGGATAAGCACTCGATAGCCTGCAGCATGTGCTGTGCGCACAATTGCTGCACCAATGCGTTTGGCACTGCCCGTGACCAACATTACCGGCATGATTGGAGCCGCTGTCTGGTCTAAAGGTGTTGCAGGAATAGCCAATTTGACGGTCTCCTAACTACGAATGTCACCGTGATTTAATGTTACCTATGCGCTATGCGCTATGCGGGCCATCACTGGCGAGCACTTGCGCTAAATGTTGGGTACGTGCCTGATGCAATGCTTCGCCAATCGCAGGCCCCTTTAACTCAGCGGCTATCGCGTCCATACCGACGGCATGATAACTGCCAAGTGCCAACATCATCTCACGGTGCTGGCGGGCAAGCGCGAGGACTTGTTGCGTGACTAGTAACTGAGCGAGCTTTTCCGGTTGCTTATGTGCACCGCTGGTTTGTACTAGCGTTAGCTT contains the following coding sequences:
- a CDS encoding alpha-keto acid decarboxylase family protein, producing MTVATMTTDQNYTIADYLFDRVAEAGATEIFGVPGDFNLSFLDNIIASDKLRWVGNANELNAGYAADGYARERGFGALVTTFGVGELSAINATAGSFAEYVPVLHIVGAPSTALQDAKRRIHHTLGDGGFDHFMRMVEPVTVACGRITPENAASEIDRVIRMIQKTHRPGYLMLSPDVAKLPIYPPTTKLADSEENITSQVALADFKQALTDFIPGKTTTLLADLIVHRFGLQPQLRALIADTQIPYSTLSWGKSLLDECSERWAGVYAGVASRPVVKDAVENCECLIKVGVNYTDTTTAGFSQNIDDTCVIDIRYERATVGDKSFAPIGLKDALQALHEVLTSGIEVTPMPLNNPDDVHEQEGADDGPILQADLWHIIAEELDERNLVFAEQGTSYFGISDVRLPAGVTIYGQPMWGSIGYTLPASLGAGIASPNKRTVLLIGDGSALLTIQDLSVMIREKLNPVLIVINNDGYTVERAIHGELQPYNDIPQCNWQMMPYAFGGTEDNCLTLKVSTPGELKVALEHIHGTRDKLVLLEIMTDKQDIPPLLKHITAALKPKAN
- a CDS encoding DUF1971 domain-containing protein — protein: MSHLVIPSHWRVKRSTPFFTKDNVPPALLTHHNTAEGVFGQICVMQGTVTFYGFPDEAATEPEQTVVIQAGSFATSPPQYWHRVELSDDAQFNINFWTEGEVESKAMFSSSKIHSKPIEKLFDGPTE
- a CDS encoding pteridine reductase, with amino-acid sequence MMPVMLVTGSAKRIGAAIVRTAHAAGYRVLIHYHRSEQAATALANELNAIRPQSAALLQADLTVVNTSESLNQFTQQIIAQFGQLDVLVHNASRFYPTAMGAITSLQWQELFLTNAKAPLLLTQALAPHLAAQQGCVISLLDIHAHDKPFPNYIVYNMAKAAHRSMVQSLALELAPAIRVNGIAPGVNILPDPSSDQAIDPQVQQALIDAIPLQRIGTPADIADCVLYLAQAAYITGQIIAIDGGRSLTLAGNLTP
- a CDS encoding DUF5020 family protein: MSLDLSTVVSAPYNATQAIPSNKVKALTQLTVAICTLGALTSVQAKTLFTDTSISGLYGTDYELVPDGTLKTITLEHASSHDWGGVFFFVDRHQGEDDATGKQFKETYGELSPKFKLAQFDNSGFIKQVNLAGTYEFGSNSSGFSQDNYLVGIGADLNVPIPGMKYASATLYHAFNDNTADDQQITLTYGWERNNIVIDGYIDYAFNNDDVEDNIHINPQIKYNLQQVLGIDNRLEVGMEYSYWKNKYGIDGLNQSTPSALVKFHF
- a CDS encoding helix-turn-helix domain-containing protein, which encodes MVVCKLPVILAERKLRVADVVRATGMSKSTLHKLYNEESSRIDFNTIDQLCEFLDVQVGDLFVYVPNEKQA